A genomic window from Prochlorococcus sp. RS04 includes:
- a CDS encoding DUF565 domain-containing protein, with translation MQKTNFSKITYQFNKLFFGFLSDTWRTKSIGLISVLTGYFLFANFITKFISEGKNELIMVPIIIIFIEIIIRIKPNTSSKFYYLWTVVDKLRIGAIYAVILEAFKLGS, from the coding sequence ATGCAAAAAACTAATTTTTCAAAAATTACCTACCAGTTTAATAAATTATTTTTTGGTTTTCTAAGTGATACTTGGAGAACAAAATCTATTGGTCTAATTTCTGTTTTGACAGGTTATTTTTTGTTCGCAAATTTTATTACAAAATTTATATCTGAAGGTAAAAATGAGTTGATAATGGTCCCAATAATTATTATTTTTATTGAAATCATTATACGAATTAAACCTAACACAAGTTCAAAATTTTATTATCTATGGACAGTAGTTGATAAATTAAGAATTGGTGCAATTTATGCCGTTATACTTGAAGCATTTAAATTAGGATCTTAA
- a CDS encoding HAD-IA family hydrolase — protein MAYLEGVYWDLDGTIANTELEAHLPAFNNAFNDLGIDWDWDTKTYIKLLKINGGKNRIAYYAKSNNDNLSEDLILKIHETKQFHYLEIIKKNLVSLKTGVFRLINELHTKKVRQFIVTSSSRIQVNLLVDHLFNGFNPFEFIISSEDVELKKPNPLPYLKAIQLSGINKNNSIVFEDSNPGLKSSLAANLPTIFVHSNIPVVLEENIKLDCILDSLGDQNNVANVIKGPKLKKSYVDYNFLSNYLVSFNNAKN, from the coding sequence GTGGCTTATCTGGAGGGTGTTTATTGGGATTTAGATGGTACCATCGCAAATACTGAATTAGAGGCCCATTTACCTGCTTTTAATAATGCTTTTAATGACCTTGGTATTGATTGGGATTGGGATACTAAAACATATATAAAACTTCTGAAGATAAATGGGGGCAAAAATAGGATTGCTTATTACGCTAAATCTAATAATGATAATTTGTCAGAAGATTTAATTCTCAAAATTCATGAAACAAAGCAGTTTCATTATTTAGAAATTATAAAAAAAAATTTGGTTAGTTTAAAAACTGGTGTTTTTAGATTAATAAATGAATTACATACAAAAAAAGTAAGACAATTTATTGTTACTTCAAGTTCAAGAATTCAAGTCAATCTACTTGTTGATCATCTTTTTAATGGCTTCAACCCTTTTGAGTTCATTATTTCAAGCGAAGACGTTGAATTAAAGAAACCAAATCCATTACCATATTTAAAGGCAATCCAATTAAGTGGTATAAACAAAAACAACTCAATTGTTTTTGAAGATTCCAATCCAGGATTGAAATCTTCCTTGGCAGCTAACTTGCCAACAATTTTTGTTCATTCAAATATCCCAGTTGTTCTTGAGGAAAATATTAAATTAGATTGTATTTTAGACAGTCTTGGTGATCAGAATAATGTGGCAAATGTAATTAAAGGCCCTAAACTAAAAAAATCATATGTTGACTATAACTTTCTGAGTAATTATTTAGTGTCTTTTAATAATGCAAAAAACTAA
- the rpmF gene encoding 50S ribosomal protein L32 — translation MAVPKKKKSKSKRNQRHAVWKGKAAIAAQKAISLGKSVLTGKAQGFVYPIEEEEEE, via the coding sequence ATGGCTGTACCAAAGAAGAAAAAATCAAAAAGCAAAAGGAACCAAAGGCACGCTGTTTGGAAAGGAAAAGCAGCAATAGCAGCTCAAAAAGCTATATCTTTAGGTAAATCAGTTTTAACTGGGAAAGCTCAAGGATTTGTTTATCCTATTGAAGAAGAAGAAGAAGAGTAG